In Hyphomicrobiales bacterium, the sequence TGACGAGGTCCTGGAACGTGTGCGCGACATGATTATCGAGGGGCAACTCGCTCCCGGCCAGCGCATCAACGAGGGTCTCGTCGGAGCGCAACTCGGGGTGTCGCGCACACCGCTGCGCGAGGCGATCAAGACGCTCGCCAGCGAAGGGCTCGTCGAGATCCTGCCGGCAAAGGGGGCCATCGTCCGCAAGTTCTCGGCACGCGACCTCGCCGACATTCTGGAGGTCATCAAGAGCCTGGAGCAGCTCGGCGGCCGCATCGCCTGCGCCCAGGCCAGCGACGCGACCATCGAGGCGATCCACAAGCTCCATCGGGAGATGCTGGCGCTCTACGCCACCCGCGACCGGCTCGATTACTTCAAGCTGAACCAGGCCATCCACAGTGCGATCGTCGCGGCGTCCGGCAATCCGGTGCTGGCCGAGATGCACACCACGCTGCAGTCGCGCATCAAGCGTTTGCGCTTCGTCGGCAATGAAGGCCCGGAAAAATGGGCCGGCGCCGTCGCCGAGCATGAACAGATGATGGCCGCGCTGCTGAGGCGCGACGCCGACGCCCTCGCCGAGGCCATCGGCCGCCATATGGACACCACGCTGGTGCGGGTCCGCGAAGTGCTCTGAAAACCCGTTCGAACGGCGGCCTCCTCCCGACAGTCTAGGCACATGGGCTAGCTGGATTTTCAGAAGCTGATCCGAACCTTGTACGCGAGGTCATCCCGGACCGAGCGCGGCGAAGATCCGGGATGCCCCGCGCTTTTATCGGCCATAAGGCCATCTTCAGATCATGGTATTCCTCAGCAGCCGGGCTCCGGGGGCTCCAAGACCCCGGGGCAGGCTTGGGAAGCGGCCTATTCCCGCCGGCCGTTCGAGGCGTCGCGCAATCGTTTACCCACCCCCAGGGGCACGAAAAGCCCGCGGAAACGACTATTCGCCTCCTTCGACTTTCAATAAACTGTTGATCAAGGCGGCTCGGGAAGTTCGGTCCACGAAGCTTCCGATACACAGGGACCATCTTCCGCCCATGACGGCGGAGAGGCGTTCAAGGAGACATCCATGAAAAAGATTTTGTTGGCGACGCTGTCGGCCTCCGCGCTGATGGCGGCGCAGCCCCTGATGGCGAAGACGCTGGTCTATTGCTCGGAGGGCAGCCCCGAGAATTTCGCGCCGAGCGTGAACACGACCGGCACCTCCTTCGACGCGAATACCCAGATCTACGACACCATCGTCCAGTTCGAGCGCGGCGGCACCAAGGTCCAGCCCGGCTTGGCAGAGAAGTGGGACATCTCGGCCGACGGCCTGACCTACACCTTCCACCTGCGCAAGGGCGTGAAGTGGCACGCCAACAAGAACT encodes:
- a CDS encoding GntR family transcriptional regulator, producing MSETAADYPRITRRTLHDEVLERVRDMIIEGQLAPGQRINEGLVGAQLGVSRTPLREAIKTLASEGLVEILPAKGAIVRKFSARDLADILEVIKSLEQLGGRIACAQASDATIEAIHKLHREMLALYATRDRLDYFKLNQAIHSAIVAASGNPVLAEMHTTLQSRIKRLRFVGNEGPEKWAGAVAEHEQMMAALLRRDADALAEAIGRHMDTTLVRVREVL